The segment CATTGGAAGTTCATTTGATAATTCATCTGAAATTTTTAATATATTCTCTTCTTCATCTTTTATATGTAAAAAAAGAAAATCATCCTCTTTATAAAGATTATAAGTGGTCTGTTTTTTTGCTAAAATATTATCTAAAATAGTTATTAAACTATTGTTATTAGATGTATATTTAAATTTATATTGCAGGACCATTTATAATCTCTCTTTTATATGAGCTGTTAGCTATTTCAACGATTGATAAATTTTCATTTTTAACTGAAATATTTACACCTAAATCTTTTAGTGCCTTGATAATTGTACTTTCCATTGTAGGAATAGCTTTTATAATCTCTTCACTTAATTCAAAAGTTGTATCATCCGCAACTCTTTTAGGGATAACTCCCAATACATTCGTACTTGGTAAGTCTCCGTTCATCTTAATCATATTCAAAGTTTGAAGCATCTCAATTTCATGAGCACTACCTTGCCAATCAATTTCAGCAGGAGCTTTTAAATAATCAAAGAAATAAACATCACCAGGTTTTGAATTTAAGGCATCAATACAATCAACAACAAAAACTTTATCATATTTGATGATAAGTGGAATTAGCCTATGGGCTAATGTTCCACCATCAACAATACTAATAGTATGTTCATCGGAATTATATTCATATTTTTCATCAAGATAATGAATAAAATGAGCTCCAATTCCTTCATCTTGGAATAGGATATTTCCTATTCCTAAAATTAATATATTCATATTAGTGCTTTTTGTCTTCTTTTATCCATCTGTAACCAGAGATAATTGAGTCCATCGCTCCTTGTTTCCCATGTACAGAGTTAAATACTGCAAGATAAACGTGAATTGGTAAGAAGATTATAAAAATCCACATAAAAATGTGGTGTAATTCTCTTACAAATGCTAAACCGCCCATCATTACTTCCAATGATCTCATAGAATCAAACAAAAAACCACCCATACCTTCATGATATACATGAACATAAAGGATTAATCCTGTTAATGAAATCATAACAATCGATATATATACCCCCGCATAAGCCATAAACTGTAGTGGGTTATAAACACCTTTTCCATGTGGATGTTTTGTGATTAATAAATAATACCCAATTTGTTGAATCCAAATTTTAGGATTAATAAAATCCCAAAAAGAATCTCTTTCTACTTTACTTTGCTTATCAAAAATAAATAAATAAAACTTTCCAATTGTAACAGCAATTAACATAAACCCAAAAATAACATGCCAAGATCTAGTTAAAGCATTTAAAAATAACACAGGCTCTCCACCAGAGTGAGCAGGTGATATAAATGGATACGCTATATAAAAACCAGTTGCTGTTAAAATTACTATTGCAAGAGCTCTTACCCAGTGAGTAATTCTCAACCAATACGAAAATTCATAATGTTTTTTTATCATAATTTGCTCCTAGCAGCTAGTTCCATATATAGGGTCTACTTTGTAAACACCTAAATCGTTCCCTTTTGTATCCATTACATGAACAGCACAAGCAATACATGGGTCCATACTATGAATAACTCTAATAATCTCTAATGGTTGAGAAATATCTTGTACTTTCATTCCAATTAAATTAGCTTCATAAGGACCTTTAATACCTTTTGAATCTTCTGGACCTGCATTCCATGTTGAAGGAACAACAGCTTGATAGTTTTCAATCACACCATTTTTAATTCTAACCCAGTGAGATAACATTCCCCTTGGAACATCACCAATAAATCTCCCTTTATACTCTTTATTTTTATCAATAGAATAAGGAGCACAAGTTTCTTGGTCTACTTTTAAATTTTCAATTAATGTGTTAAATGTTTCTAAACCATGGTCAATAATTGCTTTAGTTTGTAAACATCTAGCAGCTGTTCTACCTAAAGTTGTAAATAATGCAGCTACAGGTAATCCTGTTTCAGCTAAGAAATCATCAACAATTTTTTTAATTTTTTGATTTCCTTTTGCATATGATACTAACATAGATGCTAAAGGTCCAACTTCCATTGCTTTACCATCATATCTAGGTGATTTAATCCAAGAATATTTACCTTTATCATCAACTGATTTAGATTGAATATCTTCACCTTTTGGTCCAACAGTCATTCTATCTTGTAAACCAGTATATTTAGGGTTAGTTCTACCTTCATATGGATGTAAAGGTTCATTATCTTCATACCAAGCATGAGTAGCTTCTTCTGTGATTAAACTCTCATCAATTTCATAAACTTTACTAAGGTCACCATTTAAAATAATACCTGCATCAAAAAGATATTCTGTTTGATTTAATTGCATAGTATTGTGTGCCATAAAGTTCATAACACCAGCTTCAGCAGTTACAGTTGGTTCACCAATATATGCTGCTCCTGCCATTTTAATGTCTGCATAATAAGCATTTTCTACAAAGTTTGCAACTTCTTTAAATTTAACTAAGAATTCACCCATTCTACTTGGATCTAATAAGTCCATAATACAAGTAACACCACCAACAGTTAAACTTTGTGGATGTGGTTGTTTTCCACCAAAAATCGCCATTAATTGTGCAGCAGTTCTTTGAATCTCTAAAGCTTTAAGATAGTGAGAAGCTACAATTAAGTTTTGCTCAGGTGTTAATCTAAATGTACTGTGTCCCCAATATGCATTTGCAAATGGCCCTAAGTCACCTTTTTCAACAAAAGCTTTTAATTTATCTTTTACTTTTAATAAATCACCTTCACCAGTCGCAACAGGATATTTTGTATATTTTAAAGCTTCCTTAGAAGCTAAAGCAGGATCTGCATCAAGTGCAGAAACAACATCACACCAGTCAAGTCCATGTAAATGATAAAAATGTACTGGGTGGTCATGGATAAATAATGCTTGATTCATTAAAGATCTAGTTAATTGTGCATTTAAAGGAATTTTAATCCCTAATGCATCCTCAACAGCTTCAATTCCAGCTCTATAGTGAGAATATGTACAAACACCACAAATTCTTCCCATAAGAAAACCTGCATCCCTAGGATCTCTATTTTTTACAATAGTTTCAAGCCCTCTCCATAATGTTGCTGAAGAAAAAGCATTTTGAATTACATTATTTTCATCAACTTCAACCTCAATTCTTAAGTGTCCTTCAATTCTTGTAATTGGGTCTACTATTACTCTTTTATTTGCCATCTTAATGTTCCTCTTCTTCTGTTCTTGGTTTTCTAAATGTTGATAGTGCTGCGTGGGCTGCTATACCAATACCTGTAACAGCTAATAACCCTGTTCCTACCTTATCTGCAGTTGCGTCTGCTCCAAGGCCACCAAACACTGTATTATATAATCTATCTGCAACTGGTTCTTCAAATGGTCCCATAGTATCCCAGAAATCTGGTTCAGAGCATCCAATACAACCGTGTCCTGCTTGAATTGGCCAAGAAGTATGTTGATTAAATCTATTTTTACCACAGTTATTAAAAGTATAAGGTCCTTTACAACCTACTTTATATAAACAATAACCTTTTTTAGCACCTTCATCACCGAACTCTTCAACAAATTCACCTGCATCAAAGTGACCTCTTCTTTCACATAAATCATGAATTCTTAATCCATAAGCCCATTTTGGTCTATTATATGCATCTAAAGCTGGAAGTGTTCCAAATAAAATAAAGTGTAATAAAGTACCAACAATATTTTTCTCACTTGGAGGACATCCTGGAACATTAATTACTGGTTTATTAGTGATTTTTGAAAGAGCAACTGCTCCTGTTGGATTTGGAATTGCAGCTTGTACACCACCGAATGAAGAACATGTACCGATTGCAAAAATTGCTTTTGCATGTTCAGATGCATGTTTTGCAGAATGTTCACCAGTATGACCTTTTCCTCCAATTGTTAGATAAAAATCATTTTGACCCTGAGGAATTCCACCTTCAACCATTAAAATATAGTTACCTTTATATTTTTCGATTGCATGTTCTAAATTATCTTCTGCTTGCCAACCTGCACTTGCCATTAATGTTTCATGATATTGTAATGAAATAAAATCAAAAATCAATGAATCAATAGTAGGTGCATCAGTCCTTAATAATGATTCAGAACATCCAGTACATTCTGCCATATGTAACCAAATTACTGGTAATCTATCACTCAACTCAGCAGCTTTTGCAACAAGTGGCGTAAAATTACCAGGCAATGCTAGCATTGCAGTAACAGCTGTAGCCCACTTCATAAAATCTCTTCTTGATATACCTTTTTCTTCTAATACCTTAGGAATAGATTTTGACTCATCCATTCTTGGTAATTTTTCAAGTTTCTCTAATCTTTCAGAGAGCTGTTGAAATAAACCTAAATCTTTCACTCTTTTTTCCTTTCAATTAATAAACATTCATTCATAATAAAAGCATCTTTTAAGTAAGTTTAAAATAAACTTACAAATTCTATCCATAAATGAATATTCATTTTTTTTTAACTTAACAAATCTTACATGACTTAAACTTAACTTTAACTAAAAGTTCAGACCTTTTTTTAAATTTATCTGAAATTATAATTCTTTATTTTTATAAAATGTCATATTAGTGTCACAAATGCCTATTTTTAGCATTGTTCAGGAATATTTTTATTACATAAATTTTACATAATTGAGGTTAATTTTTTGTTTTTTTAGTAGTTGAGATTTATTAGTTAAACTAATAAATCTCAATTGTATTTAGTTTATTTATAATTATATTTCAATTATAAGTCTATTGGATATTCTTTAGGGATAAGAATATTTATATTATTTAATTTTTTATCTAATTTAGATAGAAGTATTGAGTTAGAGAACATGTTTCCACAAAGAATTAAATCTTTTGATTTAATCTCTTCAGATATTTTTGATATATTTTCTTCCATAAAATCTACTAAAGATTCATAAAATGAATAAGCTAACATAGTTTCATCAACATCTGCCATTTTATAACTCATTATACTTTGGATAATTCTTCTGTAATCTAAATAGTTTTTGCCATCAATTTGCATAATTTTCATATCAACTTGTAGACCACTTTTCCCACCAAACATTAAAGCTGTATCTTCAAATTGTTTTCTATTTTTCATTCCTAACACATAAGCTAATAAATTTAAGATTGACTCGAACCCATCTACATCTTTATTTATAAACTCTTTTTCAAAATATTGAGGAAATTTTTTCTTGTAGTTTGTTATTAATCTCTCACAATGTTCATCAATTGAGGCAATATCTTCTAAACATCTTTTTACACTATTTATTACATTTGGAATTAAAATCACATCTTTTTCTCCAGTTGTTGGAATATTGATTTTAATTGCTGATTCATCACTTTCATAAGAGAAATAGATTCCAATTGTTGGTACTACTCTTTTATTAAGTTGTGCAATTGATGCTTTAAATACTGAACCATACTCTTCAAAAAAATCATTAGAAGAATTAACTTGTCTATTTAATTGATAATCATATTTTGGGAAAATCCCTTTTTCACCATGGATTATAATATTTTGTTTATCATTATAACTTACTTTCAAACCATCCTGATAAACATCATCATTAACATATAAAACAAAATTTATACCCTCTTTTTTTAAGGCATCTGCAAAAAGTAATGTTTCTTTATCATCTGGAATTTTTGCATAAATAAATCTTGTACTTGAATATTCACCCTTTGAATTTTGTAAAAGTTTAAATTTTAATTTTACTAATGGTCTTTCAATTGAACAAAGAAGTTGTAAATCTTTTTGTGAGAGTTCAACTAAGTTTGTAAGTGAATTTACATCAGTAATTAAAAGTTTAACCTCTTTACCTTTTTTTTCAAAAAATTCCCTATTTTCAACAGATGGTAAAAATATATCTTTTAAACCATTGTGTGTTTCAAACCTAGATATTCCACCATCTTTTATTTTATTGATATCATTTGTAAAATCTATGTTATTTTCAACTATAATATTTTTAATCTCATCATTAGTCAGTAAAGAAAGATTAATTTTAACACCTTTATCTTCTAGTTCTGCATAATCATTATAATTAAAAGATTCAATAACTTCTGCACTCTCTAAAAAAATTGATAAAGGAAGTTTTTGTTCTAAAATACTAAAAAACCCTTCTATTTTTTCCTGTGTATCATTACAAATAATAAGAATAAAACCTCTATACATTTTTGTTTGTGCTAAAACTTCTGATTCTTTTATTAAACTATCTATTATATCTTTGAAATAAAAATTTGTACTATTGAAATTTATTTTATAAATTAACTCCATGTTGTATCTTCCTCATTAGGGATTCTACTTAAATGCTCCCCGTTATAACTTCCAATTAATTGAAGTCCTATATCTTTTACGCTTTTATTATCTTTTTTAATTGCTTTTATACCAATACTATCTAATTCTTTAATAGTTTGTAAAATAAACTCTTCAAATCTCTCTTCAATTTTTTTTGTAAGTCCTATTTCTACACTTACTATATCTTCTGGAATAATTCCTAAAATAGTCACCTCAGCATGATTTTCTAAAACTGATACTATCTCAAGCATCTCAACAATCTCAACTTCATGAGCTGTTTTTCTATATTGACCTAGTCCTAATAATACATCAGATGGTAATCTAAAAATCTCACCTGGCTTATCTTCAATTGAAACTGTATCTAAAATAATTACATTATCATACTCTTGGAAATATGTCATAAGTTTAAAACCTAAAGTTCCACCCTCTATAATTTCTAAGTCACCTTCAAAGTCATAGTTTTCCTCTAAATATTTAGATGCAAAAATACCTACACCCTCATCCTTAAATAGTACATTTCCAACACCAATTACAATATTTCTCATCAATTTTCCTAGCTTTAAATTCTCATATTCTTGTATTCTTATATTATAAGAAAAAAAATAGGCTGTAGCTAAAACTACAGCCTATTATGTCAATTTTAATTTGACTTACTACTTATCTTCACCTTTTGATGATTTATTTGCAAATTTGTAACCACCAAATACGATATTAATATCACCTTCTCTCCAGAAGATTGTTCTCCAAATTTGATAATAAATATGAGACATTACCCACATTAAAATCAAATACATTGCTGTATGATGTGCAATTCTAACACCCATATTTCCACCAAATACATCTAATGTCCAATCTGTCATTAAATGTAACATCCAAGGCCACCACTCTCCAATTGAACTATGTCCTGATGCTAAGCCATGAACATAAAGTTGAAGTCCAGTTAATAACATAAATACTAATAGAATATGAAAAAGTGTAAAAAACATAATGTTATAAGAATCACTATGTGTTGAATCAAACTTTTTTCTTCTATTAAAAGTAATCAAGTTAAAGAATACTTCACAAAACTCAATAAAGTTTTTCTTTGTTGGCAATATCTTTTTGTATGGTTTTTCAAATCTTGAAAATAGATATAAATAACCAATTAAAATTGCAGAAACATCAAAGATAATTGCTGCAATAAAATGCCCCCATCTATTCCATGCCATCACATATTTATCAACTGCTGGATCAGCAATTAATGTTTGATAGTATGGATATCCTATGTAAAGACCGGTTATGACTGCAACAACCATACAAATCGCATTCACCCAGTGAATGGTTCGCATAATTGGAGTCATTCTCATAACCCGTTTCATTTTAGGCACAGCTTCCTCCTATTGGATCTACTTTATAAACTGCTAATTCTTTACCATTTGTATCAACAATGTGTACAGCACAAGCAATACAAGGGTCAAAACTATGAACTGTTCTAATAATCTCTAATGGCTCATCTGGATTAACTACAGGAGTACCAATTAAAGATGCCTCATATGCTCCAAGTCTACCTTTGTAATCTTTTGGTGCCGCATTCCAAGTAGATGGTACTACAGCTTGATAATTTTCAACTTTTCCATCTTTGATTTTAACCCAATGACCTAAACCACCTCTTGGTGCTTCTGCCATACCAAAACCTTGAGTATCTTTAGAAACTTTATCAAAATCAAACTCTGTCCATGTAGATAAGTCTCCTGAAGCAACATTAACTGCAAGTTCATCACACCATTTTATAATCTCATCAGCCATCATTTCAGATTCAATAGCTCTTGCAGCTGTTCTACCAATTGTTGAGAATAAAACTTTTGTTGGCAAGTTTCCATTTTTTAAGAATGTCGTAACATATTTAGTGATTCTTTCATCACCTTTTGCAACTCCTACTACCATTCTTGCTAATGGACCTACTTCCATTCTCTCATCATTGTATAATGGAGATTTAATCCAAGAATATTTACCTTCTGTATCTAAGTAAGCAATATTGTTTTCTTTTTTAGCAAAACCTGTATATTTTGGATGAGTAACACCATCATAAGGGTGTAGATTTGTATTACCTTCATACCAAGCATGTGTTACATCTTCAGTAATTTTAGTTTGATCTAATTCATAAACTTTAGATAAATCTTTGTTCATAACGATACCACTTGGGAATAATTTAGAAGATTCATAAAATGGTAAATCATCTAATCTAAAATCACCATAAGACATGAAGTTTCCTAATCCTCCACCAATTCCTGCTAATGCTTCATCAGCATACATTGTACCTGCCATATAAATATCTGGAAGATAAGCTTCTTTAATAAATTTTTGTGCTAACTGGATAATATCTTTAAACTCTGCAATTCTAGCTGGATTTTTTAAATCTTGAACACATGTTACACCACCAACAACTATTGATTGTGGATGTGGATTTTTACCACCAAAAATTGCTTGCGCTTTTGCAATTTTTCTTTGTAATTCTAAAGCTTCTAAATAGTGATATAAACCAATTAAGTTTTGCTCAGGAGTTAATTTATAAGCTTTACTTCCCCAATAAGCATTTCCAAATATACCAAGTCTTCCTTGTTTTACATATTTAGTAACTCTTTCTTGAACTTCAATAAAAGTATCTTCACTAGCTTTCCATGATCTTTGACCTGAAAGTTTTGCCCATTTTTGTGCTTCTTCAACAGTTTTCTTTGGATCAGCTTCTAATGCTTTTGTAATATCTACAAAATCTAAAGCATGTAGGTGATAGAAATGAACAACATGGTCATGTAAATATAATGCACCTTGCATTAGGTTTCTAACAATTCTAGCATTTTTTGGAATTGTAACATCAAATGCATGCTCAACAGCCTCAATTGATCTTTGATAGTGAGTACCTGTACAAACACCACAGATTCTCATAGCTAAAAGACCACAGTCTCTTGGATCTCTTCCTTGTAAAATCGTTTCAATACCTCTAAACATAGTTGAAGAACTATAAGCTTCAGTGATTACATTGTTTTCATCAATCACTGCTTCAATTCTTAAGTGTCCCTCAATCCTAGTTATTGGGTCAATTACTACATGTTTACTCATTCTTATTCTCCATCTTCACTATGTTCTGATTTTTTTCCAACTGCTGCACTTGTAACTGCATGCACACCAATACCTATTGCCGTTGCTGTTAATAATCCAAGACCAAACTCATCAACAGTTTTTTCTACTCCACCAGTTGGTGCTTTAATATTAGCTCCAGCCATTGGTCTTTCATAAGCATATTTATCCCAGAAATCAGGTTCTGAACAACCAATACATCCTCGACCAACTCCAATAGGCCAGTTTGCACCTTCATTGTATCTGATAATAGAACAGTTATTAAATGTCATAGGACCTTTACAACCCATTTTATATAAACAGAAGTTGTTTTGTGCTCCAACATCTCCCCACTCTTCAACAAATTCACCAGCATCAAAGTGTGCTCTTCTTTCACAGTTGTCATGGATTCTATATCCAAATGCGAATTTTGGTCTAAGAAGTGAGTCTAATTCAGGAATTTGACCTGTTAAAACATAGTGTAAAACAACTCCTACCATATTTGCAGGGTTTGCAGGACATGCAGGAATGTTTATAATAGGTTTACCTTTTACAATATCCATAACACCAACAGCACCTGTTGGATTTGGAGCAGCTGCTGGAATTCCACCAAATGTTGCACATGTACCAACAGCTACAACAGCTGCTGCATCTTTAGATAATCTTTTTAAATTATCAATATAAGTTTCACCACTAGGTCCTATTGTTCCATATCCACCATCCATTGCTGTTGGAATAGCACCCTCAACAAAAAGTAAATATTTACCTTTAAAATGATGAACTGCATCTTCTAATTGAGCTTCCGCTTGATGACCAGATGCCGCTTGAAGTGTGTGATGATATTCTAAAGATAAAACATCAAAAATTAAATCATCAACAGTGGGAGTTGCAGATCTTAAAATTGCTTCTGAGTTTCCCGCACAATCTTGTAACTCAATCCAAATAACAGGAACTCTATTCATAAGTTCTGTAGCTTCTGCAACAAGAGGAGTAAACATAGGAGGTAACATTAGTGTTGCAGTAGTTGCACTTGCCCACTTCATGAAATCTCTTCTATCTACACCTTCACTCTCTACAACGTCGATAATATCAACATTTTTAAGTGGTGGTTGTTTTTTTAATGCACTTAACCTTGCCTTTGCCTGTTCAAACAAATTGTTATAGTATGCATCACCTTTGTTTGTATCAATTCTTGAGGAATTGGTGGTAAAAACTTTTTTTACCATATCATGAGAATCAACCATATACTGCTCCTTAGTCCAAAAGTCTTATTTAAATGAATGTTCATTTAATTAAATGTAAATTAACGCGTTTAGACTTAAGCAAAACTTATGATTTTTATTTAAAAAAAGTTGAATGATTATTCATTAAATAACCGAAAAAAGGGGAGTGTGACACAAAAGTGTCGTTTTTGTTGGGTTTAGTATAAAATAAGACTAATTTTGTCTATTATTTTTTTATATTTTTACTCATTAGATTTAAGTTTAATTTTATTTTTTAAGTGTTACATATTAACACAATTTTTAATTAATGAGTTGTGCAAACAGAGCAAACATCAAAACTTCTTAATACAATTTTTGCCTTTTCAATAGAGTCATTTCCTATAATTGCTTTTTGAGCAATTGAATAATTATCTTTATCTCCTGGACCTAAATTCCATACAGTTGGAGTAATTACATTATATGAATCTATTTTTCCATATTTGATTTTTACTTCATGATATAAAGAACCACGACTTGCCTCAACAGATGATATACCTGTTGTTTCATCTACCATATTAAAAGAAAATTTTGGTTTTATATAACTTTGTTCTGAGATATCAATTTGTTTTATTAATTCTTTTGTTTTATGTAATAAATATGCAAACTCATCCATTCTAGCCATTACTCTTGTTAGAACAGAATCATCAAATTTTTTATTTAATTTTGTAATAAATTTTCTTTCATTTATCACAGCTCTTGCAAGGGGTCCAGTCTCATAAAAATTATCTAAATACTTAACATTTTTTGCCCAACCATATGCTTGGCTAGACTCTTTATTTGAATCAACATTAAATGTGTATCTAGTACTTTCACAAATATTTTTAAAATCCAAATTACAATTTAATCTTTTATTCTTTTTTCCTGCTTTAAAAGATATAGAATTTGTAAGGGCAATAAATCTATTATATGCTTTTCCAATATTATGGAAATCTTTTTCAAAACTTATATCAATAAAATCTTTTAAATCTAAACCGATTTTTTCTAAATCTGATTCACTATTAAAAGACAAATACTCATCAAAAGAGACTCCTGCAAACTCTTCTTCAAAAAATCTAATTGCATTATCAAGATAGTTTTCCATGGTAGTTAAATCTAAAAGAGTAGGATCACTCATAACCCCACCAGGAGTCATATAAGATGTATGTGGCCATTGTCCTCCAATAATTGCAAGGGATTTTATAATCTCACTAGCTATTGCAGTTCCTTTTAGCCATTTCTTACCTGAAAATGGTTCATAATTTGAATATTCTTTTTTTGAAAGTTTTGCCATATCTGGCATAATAAATAAATAAAACCATTTAATATGCGAATCAATCATCTCAATATTTAGACCAATTTCCCGTAATAGTTTGGCTTTATTTGTTACAGTTAATTTTTCACCCATATTTTCATAAGCATTTTCAAGGGCATCAACAGTTGCTTTTAAATGGGCCTGTCCACAAATTCCACAGATTCTAGGAGTATAAACAAGTGCATCAAGTGCAGACTTTCCTTCTAAAATAAATTCAAAACCTCTAAAGTTTAAAAATTCCATTCTAGCATCGTTTATAATCCCATCATCCCAAGAGCAAACAAGTTTCGCTTCCCCTTCAATTCTTTCTACTAAGTCAACTGTTTTCATATTTCCCTTTCATGAGTTGAGATTTTATCATAAATTGATTATAATTCACCAATGAAAAACTTATTACTAATTATATTATTAACTACAACTTTACTCTTTTCTTCTACCTTAGAAGATTTAAAAATTACAGATGATGATTTTATTAAAATATCTCACTCTTCACAAAAAAATAATATATTTGAAAGAATTAATGATTTGATACAATTAAAAAAATCATTAAGTGATGTTGATGATGACTTTATAAAACTTAATGAAGTTAATGATTTTTATAATACTTATCCATATATAAGCGATGAAACTATTTATAACAAGAAAGATTACTGGGCAACTAGAAAAGAGTTTATAATTAAAGGTGCAGGAGACTGTGAGGATTTTGTTATAGCCAAATATTTTACTTTGATTGAAGTTGGTGTTGATGAATCAAAACTTTCAGTGATACATAATCTTCATAACAATGAATATCATTTGGTTTTAGGATACCAAGAAGAACCACATTCTGAACTATTTATTTTAGATAGTATAAATAAAGAGATTTTACCCCTAACAAAAAGAGAGGATATTTTAGTTTTACATACTCTAGAAACTATTGATTTAAATAATAAAGAGATAGATATTTTATCTGATATAAAAAATTTGAGTAATTATAAATGGACTAAAATTTATTTAAGTTCAAAAAACAAAAAAATTAAATTAATCAATTAGCTTTTTGTGAAGTCTTTCAATTTTGAAAGTTTTTGCAATACCTGTTATTGATAAATATGCTCTTTTATTTATTCCAATTGGCACTTCATCTGGTATACCAATATTCTTTTTAGTTTCAAACATATTATCCCTTGGGAAATCAAATTCTGTACAACCAATACAAGGCATTCCTGCCCTTGTTTTTGTACTAACATCATTCCAAAGTACTTTATTACAATTTGAGTGTGTCATAGGTCCCCTACATCCCTGCTCGTAAAATAAACATCCCTCTTTTGCTCCAAATGAACCCTCAACTTTCCATTCAAAGTATTCATTTCTAGTACAACCATGATGAGCTAAACCATAATATAACTCTTTTGGACGACCTAATTCATCTAAGGCAATTTTTTTATACTGTACTAATGAAAATAGTGTTTGAAATATCCACTCAGGATGAACAGGACAACCAGTAAGATTTACAATTGGATGTTTTAAAATATATAGATTTTCTGTTTCAAGTGAATCTTGAAGACCTTTTATTGTTTTATTCTCTTCAAATTTTTGATGTAGTCCACCATAAGAGGCACATGAGCCAATAGCAATTACATATTTACTTTTTTTGATAAGTTTGTTAAATAGGTCATATGTAGTAGAATCGGAGATAGTAAAAAATTTTTCATCTTTACTTATTGCACCCTCAACTAATAAAAAATCAATCTTCTCATTTGAATTAACTATTTCTTTTAAAGATACATCAGTACTTAAAGATGGATGATAAATCAAATCAAAAGATTTAAAAAAAAGCGCTAACCTATTTTCGTTAGCACTTAAAAATGAATGGGTATTTCCATTGCAAGTTACAGCTTGAAACCATAAAACTTTAGGTTTTTTATTATTCTTCATACTTTAAAGCTCTATAGATATTTTCTGCAACTTCATCTGCATAATCCATAATATCTTTATCTAAAACT is part of the Arcobacter arenosus genome and harbors:
- a CDS encoding nickel-dependent hydrogenase large subunit, encoding MSKHVVIDPITRIEGHLRIEAVIDENNVITEAYSSSTMFRGIETILQGRDPRDCGLLAMRICGVCTGTHYQRSIEAVEHAFDVTIPKNARIVRNLMQGALYLHDHVVHFYHLHALDFVDITKALEADPKKTVEEAQKWAKLSGQRSWKASEDTFIEVQERVTKYVKQGRLGIFGNAYWGSKAYKLTPEQNLIGLYHYLEALELQRKIAKAQAIFGGKNPHPQSIVVGGVTCVQDLKNPARIAEFKDIIQLAQKFIKEAYLPDIYMAGTMYADEALAGIGGGLGNFMSYGDFRLDDLPFYESSKLFPSGIVMNKDLSKVYELDQTKITEDVTHAWYEGNTNLHPYDGVTHPKYTGFAKKENNIAYLDTEGKYSWIKSPLYNDERMEVGPLARMVVGVAKGDERITKYVTTFLKNGNLPTKVLFSTIGRTAARAIESEMMADEIIKWCDELAVNVASGDLSTWTEFDFDKVSKDTQGFGMAEAPRGGLGHWVKIKDGKVENYQAVVPSTWNAAPKDYKGRLGAYEASLIGTPVVNPDEPLEIIRTVHSFDPCIACAVHIVDTNGKELAVYKVDPIGGSCA
- a CDS encoding hydrogenase small subunit — protein: MVDSHDMVKKVFTTNSSRIDTNKGDAYYNNLFEQAKARLSALKKQPPLKNVDIIDVVESEGVDRRDFMKWASATTATLMLPPMFTPLVAEATELMNRVPVIWIELQDCAGNSEAILRSATPTVDDLIFDVLSLEYHHTLQAASGHQAEAQLEDAVHHFKGKYLLFVEGAIPTAMDGGYGTIGPSGETYIDNLKRLSKDAAAVVAVGTCATFGGIPAAAPNPTGAVGVMDIVKGKPIINIPACPANPANMVGVVLHYVLTGQIPELDSLLRPKFAFGYRIHDNCERRAHFDAGEFVEEWGDVGAQNNFCLYKMGCKGPMTFNNCSIIRYNEGANWPIGVGRGCIGCSEPDFWDKYAYERPMAGANIKAPTGGVEKTVDEFGLGLLTATAIGIGVHAVTSAAVGKKSEHSEDGE
- a CDS encoding nickel-dependent hydrogenase large subunit, encoding MKTVDLVERIEGEAKLVCSWDDGIINDARMEFLNFRGFEFILEGKSALDALVYTPRICGICGQAHLKATVDALENAYENMGEKLTVTNKAKLLREIGLNIEMIDSHIKWFYLFIMPDMAKLSKKEYSNYEPFSGKKWLKGTAIASEIIKSLAIIGGQWPHTSYMTPGGVMSDPTLLDLTTMENYLDNAIRFFEEEFAGVSFDEYLSFNSESDLEKIGLDLKDFIDISFEKDFHNIGKAYNRFIALTNSISFKAGKKNKRLNCNLDFKNICESTRYTFNVDSNKESSQAYGWAKNVKYLDNFYETGPLARAVINERKFITKLNKKFDDSVLTRVMARMDEFAYLLHKTKELIKQIDISEQSYIKPKFSFNMVDETTGISSVEASRGSLYHEVKIKYGKIDSYNVITPTVWNLGPGDKDNYSIAQKAIIGNDSIEKAKIVLRSFDVCSVCTTH
- a CDS encoding transglutaminase-like cysteine peptidase, translated to MKNLLLIILLTTTLLFSSTLEDLKITDDDFIKISHSSQKNNIFERINDLIQLKKSLSDVDDDFIKLNEVNDFYNTYPYISDETIYNKKDYWATRKEFIIKGAGDCEDFVIAKYFTLIEVGVDESKLSVIHNLHNNEYHLVLGYQEEPHSELFILDSINKEILPLTKREDILVLHTLETIDLNNKEIDILSDIKNLSNYKWTKIYLSSKNKKIKLIN
- a CDS encoding Ni/Fe hydrogenase, which translates into the protein MKNNKKPKVLWFQAVTCNGNTHSFLSANENRLALFFKSFDLIYHPSLSTDVSLKEIVNSNEKIDFLLVEGAISKDEKFFTISDSTTYDLFNKLIKKSKYVIAIGSCASYGGLHQKFEENKTIKGLQDSLETENLYILKHPIVNLTGCPVHPEWIFQTLFSLVQYKKIALDELGRPKELYYGLAHHGCTRNEYFEWKVEGSFGAKEGCLFYEQGCRGPMTHSNCNKVLWNDVSTKTRAGMPCIGCTEFDFPRDNMFETKKNIGIPDEVPIGINKRAYLSITGIAKTFKIERLHKKLID